A region from the Trachemys scripta elegans isolate TJP31775 chromosome 22, CAS_Tse_1.0, whole genome shotgun sequence genome encodes:
- the LOC117868803 gene encoding complement factor D-like, which produces MGHLSPFLALVVLLGISVCGGRPRGRILGGYEAHPHLKPYMASLQVDGKHVCGGFLIAEQWVLSAAHCLEDKQGKPFQVLLGAHSLSQPEPHKRLYEVRAEIGHPGSSTETYDDDLLLLQLEEKALLNEHVKILPFQRQDRDVPADTMCEVAGWGEMSHTGKLPDKLQQVARPVISREICNRRIHHDNTITEKMMCTDSRKKDTCPGDSGGPLVCNGIAEGVVAAGSRVCGNHKKPGIYTRIPPYVDWIERVMASAN; this is translated from the exons ATGGGTCACCTTTCGCCCTTCCTAGCTCTGGTTGTTTTGCTGGGCATCTCGGTGTGTG GGGGTCGCCCCAGGGGCCGTATTCTCGGGGGCTACGAAGCTCATCCCCACCTGAAACCCTACATGGCTTCCCTGCAGGTGGATGGGAAGCATGTGTGCGGCGGGTTCCTGATCGCcgagcagtgggtgctgagcgCGGCTCACTGCCTGGAAGACAA GCAAGGCAAGCCGTTCCAGGTCCTCCTGGGAGCCCACTCTCTCTCGCAGCCAGAACCGCACAAGCGCCTTTATGAGGTGCGCGCGGAGATCGGCCACCCTGGCAGCAGCACGGAGACCTACGACGACgacctccttctcctccag CTAGAGGAGAAAGCGCTCCTCAACGAGCATGTGAAGATCCTGCCCTTCCAGAGGCAAGACAGGGATGTCCCTGCCGACACCATGTGCGAGGTGGCCGGCTGGGGTGAAATGAGCCACACTGGGAAACTGCCTGACAAACTGCAGCAGGTGGCGCGTCCGGTGATCAGCCGGGAGATCTGCAACCGCAGGATCCACCACGACAACACCATCACAGAGAAGATGATGTGCACCGACTCCAGGAAGAAGGACACCTGCCCG GGGGATTCCGGCGGGCCGCTCGTTTGCAATGGGATCGCCGAAGGGGTGGTGGCTGCCGGCTCTCGGGTCTGTGGGAACCACAAGAAGCCCGGAATCTACACCCGGATCCCCCCTTACGTCGACTGGATCGAGAGAGTCATGGCTTCAGCTAACTGA
- the PLPPR3 gene encoding phospholipid phosphatase-related protein type 3 codes for MPPGVHVFGLCATALVTDVIQLATGYHAPFFLTVCKPNYTLLGISCDSNPYITQDICSGQDQNAILSARKTFPSQHATLSAFAAVYVSMYFNSIISDSTKLLKPILVFAFAIAAGVCGLTQITQYRSHPIDVYVGFLIGSGIAAYLAYHAVGNFQAPTERAPANPPTKDALRALTQRGHDSVYHQNKSVSTDELNPQTRLDGVNRQVQREKNSLGSLKRASVDVDLLAPRSPMGKENMVTFSNTLPRVNTPSMDDPARRHMTIHVPVDASRSKQLITEWKQKSLEGRSMTLAEEASGHARAGSDSVGADEEEHVPPSLYPTVQARTAERAAMGPRVLIQPRPGASQLVHIPEESQGTANISPNSSSAVRAKWMMMAEKGAGQRVANPPRLMQVIAMSKQQGLVSVTPKHSETSSSSTSSDSSQYRSPSERDSSSIVTIDAHAPHHPVVHLSSGNGPWEWKVAQKGSDGQDAYELNEMGKDYRGFRPTRSAGVSPGSSVSDIEQDEPRYGSVATINVAPGGGGAAERGDGIPENVLGPASRESTLRRKPASLTVSEKDGHTDNEAENYYKKIQANRRFKE; via the exons ATGCCCCCAGGGGTCCACGTGTTCGGACTCTGTGCCACCGCCCTGGTGACGGACGTGATCCAGCTGGCCACTGGCTACCACGCCCCCTTTTTCCTGACCGTCTGCAAGCCCAACTACACGCTGCTGGGGATCTCCTGCGACTCCAACCCTTACATCACCCAGGACATCTGCTCGGGCCAGGACCAGAATGCGATTCTCTCTGCCAG GAAGACTTTCCCGTCCCAGCATGCAACGCTCTCCGCTTTCGCCGCTGTCTACGTGTCG ATGTATTTCAACTCCATCATCTCGGACAGCACCAAACTCCTGAAGCCCATCCTGGTCTTCGCCTTCGCCATCGCCGCTGGCGTCTGCGGCTTGACCCAGATCACCCAGTACCGCAGCCACCCTATCGACGTCTACGTGGGCTTCCTCATCGGCTCCGGGATCGCGGCCTACCTG GCATACCACGCGGTGGGCAACTTCCAAGCGCCGACCGAGAGGGCCCCGGCCAACCCCCCCACCAAGGACGCCCTGCGGGCCCTGACCCAGCGGGGCCACGACTCGGTGTACCACCAGAATAAGTCGGTCAGCACGGACGAGCTCAACCCCCAGACCCGGCTGGACGGGGTGAACCGCCAGGTCCAGCGGGAGAAGAACTCCCTGGGCAGCCTGAAACGGGCCAGCGTGGACGTGGACCTGCTGGCCCCCCGCAGCCCCATGGGCAAGGAGAACATGGTCACCTTCAGCAACACCCTGCCCCGGGTCAACACCCCCTCCATGGACGACCCCGCCCGGCGCCACATGACCATCCACGTCCCCGTGGACGCCTCCCGCTCCAAGCAGCTCATCACCGAGTGGAAGCAGAAATCCCTGGAGGGCCGGAGCATGACGCTGGCCGAGGAGGCCAGCGGGCACGCGAGGGCTGGCTCAGACTCGGTGGGCGCGGATGAAGAGGAGCACGTGCCCCCCTCACTCTACCCGACGGTGCAGGCCCGCACGGCTGAGCGGGCCGCCATGGGGCCCCGGGTTCTCATCCAGCCCCGGCCGGGGGCATCCCAGCTGGTTCACATCCCCGAGGAGAGCCAAGGCACTGCCAACATCTCACCCAACAGCAGCTCAGCCGTGCGGGCCAAGTGGATGATGATGGCGGAGAAGGGGGCGGGCCAGCGGGTGGCCAACCCGCCTCGGCTCATGCAGGTCATCGCCATGTCCAAACAGCAGGGCCTGGTGTCCGTCACCCCCAAGCACTCAGAGACCTCCTCGTCCTCCACCAGCTCCGACTCCTCCCAGTACCGCTCGCCATCAGAGCGGGACAGCTCCAGCATCGTCACCATCGACGCCCACGCCCCGCACCACCCCGTGGTGCACCTCTCCTCTGGCAATGGGCCCTGGGAGTGGAAGGTGGCCCAGAAAGGCTCAGACGGGCAGGACGCCTACGAGCTGAACGAGATGGGCAAGGATTACCGGGGCTTCCGGCCCACCAGGAGCGCCGGCGTCTCCCCGGGCTCCTCCGTCAGCGACATTGAGCAGGACGAGCCGCGCTATGGCAGCGTGGCCACCATCAACGTGGCgccgggagggggcggggcggcagAGCGGGGCGACGGCATCCCGGAGAATGTGCTAGGCCCCGCCAGCCGGGAGTCCACCCTGCGGAGGAAGCCCGCCAGCCTGACGGTCAGCGAGAAGGACGGACACACGGACAACGAGGCGGAAAACTACTACAAGAAAATCCAAGCCAACCGGAGATTTAAGGAgtaa